CATTGTGCTCtggaatttaattcattttaaattactCCATCCAAATGATAAAACATGAGATGTGCTACACTCCAGGGGTAAAATACAATGATTGTTTTTAGTGTGACCACAACTATTAGCTGGGAAGCAATACAGCCTGTTCTAATTAGGCCCTGATTATTGTCTTCTGGAAAACAGCTAGTTCAAGAAATGTGAGTGAAATCCTGTTAAATGGAAGGATTGGCATAAACAATCTTGCTTACTCTGGTGTGACTACAAAAGCTGGCAGAGCCACATGCAAAGGCTTCCCAGAAAGTACAGCAACAGTCTCCAGAAGAGAAACTATTTCAAACTTGAAAGATGCTTGGGATACTTACTGTAGGATACAGTTTAATATGTGTACCAGTataatcaataaattattttactgaTCCAGGACTTCTGTGCAAATGCCCCcaaatacaaaatattataacTGCCTGTCTAAAAAGTACTGTGAAAGTTCCTAAGAGTTGTATGTGGTGGGGAACACTGCCATCTGGAAACATTAATGATTAGGcgctaaaagaaacaaaacaaagcaagttGAACCTCAGgagaaaatacacacatacacacacataagaaTTTATATCTCCCATATGCCACGTATTTAATATAAGCTTTGGAAACAAGTTCAGacgaaataaaaatcaaagttctCAAAAGGTGAAAGATTAACTTAATCACTAAATCTTCCCTATTGACCCAAACATcagtatgttttttatttctatgcaAAAGTATGCCTTCAAACTGCTTCAATGATATATGATACACAAACCAGTTTTCAAATAATACAGCCAGTCatcttgcaatttaaaaaaattaggtaaaAGATATTATAacacattttacacacacacacacacacacacacacacacacacacacacacaccccccaatGACAAAATTTGGCCTCTCCTAAAATAGAAAACCATTAAGAGCGGCTAGAAAGGAACACCGTGTCACCCCTCCCTACAATCCAGGTAGTTTCCTTTAATCCAATAGCAAATCTGGGCATATTTGAGAGGGGTGATTCTAACAGCCACGTTGAAATCTTGTGGAGAACCGTTCATGTCTACCCACTGGTGCCCGGAAAAGATGCCAATAATTTTTCGCTCCCACTTCTGCTGCTGTCTCTTCCACATCCTCACGTAGACGCCGGACCCGCTGGCCCCGGGCTGGGCGTCACACTGCTGGTACAGCAGGTCATAGGTCTCATCTTTGACATCACAGAAGCGGTATACCAAGTTGCCTGGTCGGTCATTGTCATAACCGGAGAAGTGGATTCTGCCCCCTGGCAGCTGCTTGGCAGGAGGGCTTACCCCAATCTTCATGAACTttcttttgtggggttttttgagtTCCAGGAGGGCATAGTCATAATCCATGCCAATGTCATTGGCATTGCCCTTGATCCAACCCTTGGGCACATGGGTGCGCTTCACCCGGATCCACTGAAATTTCATCTTCTCGGGCACAGCTGAGCTCGAGTTGTTGGCCCCTCGACCACCATCTTTAAACTTGGGCTTTAGGAAGCCCACTCGAAGTTTCTGGGTTCCTTTCACGTAGGTTTTCCCATCGTGTATGCAGTGGGCAGCCGTGAGGACGTGCTTCTCCGCCACCAGGGTGCCGGTGCAGCCTGTTGATAACTTCACCGATGTTGAGAATGGGTAGTTGAGCAGGAAGTCCTTCCCAAAAATGCTGAATCTGCTGTCATAGCCATAAATCTGCCGCTTCCTTCGAGACTTTCCCGAAGACTCACCCTCACCACTTCTGAGGACATAGATGCCCACCTGTGTCTCGGTGCGGCTGCCGTTGGCATAGAGGGTTTCATAGGACAGGTACTGCTTGGCTTCTTCATAAGTGGGCAGTGGACTTCCCTTATGACACTGGGGGCCACACGAGGAGGACACTTCCAATTTGGCTTCAGCCCCAAAGTGTGGCTTGGCCAAGTTTAAGGTGGACTGGGGTAAGACCACGGGGAGGCGGTAGGCAGGCCAGGTGGGTTTCCAGTGGGCGCTGTAGGGGCTCACCTGCCCAACAGCACAGAGGAGAATgttgaggaggaggagaagccctGGGGTCCCCGCCATGCTGAGCACCACCCTGCAGGAACAAAGACAAGCAGGTCAGGAGGGCAAGGGGCTGAGCGCTCCTTTGCTGGGGAGGCAGCCTGGGGGCATGCCTGTCGTTGTTTTAAGACTGTGAACCCTGCTCATTAATCGGGGTGTGGAGAGGAATCCCTAGGTAATGGTCTCACTCACAACGCAAGGGCTTGACCTTGTTTGTTCCTGTGGCTGGGTGCCCAAAATGAAATTGGGTATTCATTCCCCTTGACGTTTAAGGTGTCCCTAAGGACGGCCTGCTGCAGGGCAGGTGCATGGAGTCATTAATTCACAGATGAATTGCTTGACCAGCCCTGACATCCATACAATTTTGAGCCTTCTTTGTGCTTGATTCTATACTTTCATCCTCTCCTACCTTCCTGGTCcccctgcttttctttccttccttcctctcaatCTCATTATAGGATGTACTTCGAAAATGTTTAAAGTAACTTGTTCATCTCGAGGATAAATTTAAATTACACAGTTTATTGAATGACTAAGGCATCAAGGAGGGATGGGTCCACAGTGTCACACTTACTGGGACTCTGATTGCTTTTAAATGGTGAGTGATTGAGAAGAGGGAATGAgactttgttttatttgttttgctttgttttgaattTAGAACAACCTTAACTATTATAAGTTTAGTTTCAGAGTAACCAGGTCTCCGACAAACCAAATATTCCTTCATCCTTTGGATTTTGTTGTATACTACCAGGGTCTTTGTCAAAGATCTAAAGCTCTAATACTGCATCAAGTATCACATTGTGACTATTTCTATTCCTATTTCAAGTAACTATTGGTTACTTTTTCAGGTCTGTGCATCTGTATTCCCAGCTAGTCTAAATGCCTTGAACTTGGGCCTATGCTAGCAactcaacaaagatttattgaatgGATAGTTTGTATTTAtgaagagtgaatgaatgaattattagTGTGGctcaaaaactatatatatatttttaattgggatatagttgctttacaatgttgtgttagtttctaccgtacagcaaagtgaatcagttatacatatacatatatcccctcttttttggatttctttcccatttaggtcaccacagagcattaagtagagttccctgtgctctacagtaggttctcattagttatctattttatacatagtatcaatagtgtatatatgtcaatcccaatctcccagttaatcccagcccccctcccccttggtatccatacgtttgttctctacatctgtgaaaaaatattttgaatgatgCACGCTGAGTGCTAATGACAGAGATGCACATAGATGATATGGTAGCTCAGAGAAAGGGCGTGGAATCCAGTTGTGGGGAGAAGAAGAACAGGGGAGGTATTGCGGGGGAGGTGATGCTTGAGATGGGTGTTAAGTCTGAACAGAAAGTAGCTAAGACAGAGTGAAGGGGACACTTAGAAAGAGGGAAAAACAGTCTATGCAAGGGCAAGGAGACAGGCAACAGTACAAGTCACTTCAGTAACACACTAAGCTCAGTAAGGGTGGAAGAGAGGACAGGGTGGAAGCAGCAGGCAAGAGCCAGATTATGCAGGGCTGTGTATACTAGAtgaaggagtttggattttatcctgaaaGGTATGTTTAAAGACCCGGAACAATCATCCCACaagagaaacaacaacaacaaagatgaTTGGAAGTACTCTTATAAATATTGAAGCATCAGTTGGCTCAGACTGGCTCCGAATCTTCTGTTCAAGAGAAGCTGAATAGCAGGTAGGTTAATTCATTCACAATGAAGGACCCCAAAACAAGGACAAGGAGGGGTTAGGTCTTAAGAAGCTAGTGGGACATAGTGGGAGTGGGAGTCAGGAAGAAACTGTTTCACTATTCTCACACTTCCTCTTTGAGAATACAGAGCTGCCAGCAACTTCTGGGtgccttttgctttcttttacctAAAACTGGAAAATCCCATTGATCTGATCTAGTCCAGCTGAGCATGCCAAGCCATACTCCCAATATGCACACACTATGTTTTCCAGTATGTGCTTGCCCCACCTGCCTCTGGGAACTTTTGCTTGACTCTTTCTGATTCCACTTCTGTCAAGTGCGTggctggaaaagaaagaaatgaagtgctGGAAAAGCCAATTCCTTGGGACTTCCTGATTCCTTGAAACTGTTTCTCTCCATTTTTCCAAACAGGAAGGGTCCTTGGGCCCTCTGGCATGGAGGAAATATATCTAATTATTCCTCTAAATCCTTGAAATCATGGGGGGCATGTGTACGTTCACACAAGTGTTTGTGCTGGTTGAGGGTATTGCCAGGACTAAAGGTTCTAAATGGATGAGGGAGGGGATGCTAATGCAGGTAGAGCCCTCTTCCCTAAGGGGGACTTCGCGGGTGGATTAGGTGTGGTGAGGACAACACTTCAGGAGACTCCAGGAGATGGTTCTCTCTGATTATTCCCATCTCCTAGCCGAGGACCCAGACCTTGGACATACCTAGGGCTTGGACAGCCTTTTCCCTGTATAAGTTGCTGTGTAGGTGACGAAATGCCCCCCACACCAGAATCCCTGCCAAGTGTGATATGTACTAGGAGGAATCATGTATTTCCCACAGGGCTTCAGCTTGGACCCCTACATACCATCCCCTCCTCACTTTGACTATAACATGGAGAACATTAATGCCTGCTAACACTGAGCAACAGATGTGTTAAGCCAAGTTTACTTCAgcttaccttttttttccttataaatttatttatttatttatttatttctggctgcgttgggtcttcgttgctgcccgtgggctttctctagtcgcggcgattggggggctactctttgttatggtgcacgggcttctcattgtggtggcttctcttgttgcagagcacgggctctagaatgtaggctcagtagttgtggcgcatgggcttagttgctccacagcatgtgggatcttcccggaccagggctcgaacccatgtcccctgcattggcaggcagattcttcaccactgcgccaccagggaagccccctagatggatttttaaaagtgtatttgaACTAGTTTCAGACTTGTTCCTACCATTCTCTTCCCTGACACCCCAGCCAATAGACAATGTCAACGGTTGGACGAATGGATAAAGCTAAAGACACATGCCATTGGCACAGTCCTACAGAGTGCAAATTATTTACTGCAGTAAATAATTTGCACTCTGTACTCCTAAGATCCAATTAACATACAAATTTCAGATTTAGGATTTCAAAAGGCATGTTCTAGTTGATAATACGAGCATATTTTAACTGTCATGTTCTTCCTGCCCCTTGAAAATATCTACAACTCACGATAATATATAAGATCATACTATctcatctcctcctctctctctcccaagaataatattttgaaaacaggaaTACTTGGCAGCTTGGACCTCTGGATTCTGTGTGTTCTTTCTTAAGATAAGCtgaagtagggacttccctgatggtgcagtggttaagaatctgcctgccaatgcaggggacgcaggttcgagccctggtctgggaagatccaacatgccgcagagcagctaagcccgtgcgccacaactactgagcctgagctctagagcccacgtgccacaagtactgagcccatgtgcctagagcccgcactccgcaacaagagaagccactgcagtgagaagcctgtgcaccgtaaCGAAgggtagctcccactcaccgcaactagagaaagcccgcgcacagcaaagaagacccaacgcagccataaataaacaaacaaacaaataaataaataaataaataacattgttAATGTActgaaattgcaaaaaaaaaaaaatccatctaagAACCTTGTGTTAATGAATTAACCCCCTC
This region of Mesoplodon densirostris isolate mMesDen1 chromosome 7, mMesDen1 primary haplotype, whole genome shotgun sequence genomic DNA includes:
- the PRSS23 gene encoding serine protease 23, whose translation is MAGTPGLLLLLNILLCAVGQVSPYSAHWKPTWPAYRLPVVLPQSTLNLAKPHFGAEAKLEVSSSCGPQCHKGSPLPTYEEAKQYLSYETLYANGSRTETQVGIYVLRSGEGESSGKSRRKRQIYGYDSRFSIFGKDFLLNYPFSTSVKLSTGCTGTLVAEKHVLTAAHCIHDGKTYVKGTQKLRVGFLKPKFKDGGRGANNSSSAVPEKMKFQWIRVKRTHVPKGWIKGNANDIGMDYDYALLELKKPHKRKFMKIGVSPPAKQLPGGRIHFSGYDNDRPGNLVYRFCDVKDETYDLLYQQCDAQPGASGSGVYVRMWKRQQQKWERKIIGIFSGHQWVDMNGSPQDFNVAVRITPLKYAQICYWIKGNYLDCREG